The Populus nigra chromosome 19, ddPopNigr1.1, whole genome shotgun sequence genome includes a window with the following:
- the LOC133679115 gene encoding uncharacterized protein LOC133679115, which translates to MAFIAFLALSLLLNGALGELVCEQLPVDLCSYSIATSGKRCLLENYATKDGGVKYQCKTSEVAVGIVLNEWIEIDECITACGLSRNTVGISSDSLLQPQFLTKLCSKSCSQACPNIVDLYSNLALAEGVYLPNLCASPRRAMYQTRSNGDAAPAPVYFGALSPEYAMPGPDDVACAPTYF; encoded by the exons ATGGCCTTCATCGCATTCCTggctctctctcttctccttaaTGGAGCTCTTG GTGAGCTTGTATGCGAGCAGTTGCCGGTTGATCTTTGCTCATATTCAATTGCAACTTCTGGGAAGCGATGTTTGCTGGAGAATTACGCGACGAAAGATGGAGGAGTTAAGTACCAATGCAAGACTTCTGAGGTTGCTGTAGGTATAGTACTGAACGAATGGATTGAGATCGATGAGTGTATAACTGCATGTGGCCTCAGTAGAAACACTGTTGGTATCTCATCAGACTCTCTCCTTCAGCCTCAGTTTTTGACTAAACTTTGCTCCAAGTCCTGCTCTCAAGCTTGCCCCAACATCGTCGATCTCTACTCCAATTTGGCCCTTGCAGAAG GAGTTTACTTGCCAAACCTGTGCGCCAGTCCCCGCCGTGCCATGTACCAGACTAGAAGCAATGGCGATGCAGCCCCTGCACCCGTCTATTTTGGTGCCCTTTCACCCGAATATGCCATGCCCGGTCCTGATGATGTCGCTTGCGCTCCAACTTACTTTTGA